From the genome of Primulina eburnea isolate SZY01 chromosome 12, ASM2296580v1, whole genome shotgun sequence, one region includes:
- the LOC140806837 gene encoding uncharacterized protein: MSSKSIIANLNKGDKLNGDNYDTWRHKTGYVLDEQDALEGINQVMQDPGVGNSAQQRRDQEAYQAWKKKDSTARAILVSSAIDDLIHECEQHLTVHDIWEYLREKYGDTTVTHLRQLTIKFDIYKKQADHSIKQHLRTMSNMWEHLKVNLTHNDSIKTFSDTARQVELEDERLGAAKFIESAFVAESSSRKASGFKRFKNWKKNWKGKNVVEGSKKNNFKPNQKNKRKRFGKKKDKSKMKCFNCQAFGHFARECSEPKNIALTNAFVSTICVSITVLLTESYHVWIVDSGATDYAPEIRRNLVYVVVLLGLGFSLNFSCDLVRIYYGNMYYGCRHLRNGFIVLDCDKQMFNYYVDCCVSLNVCSSGNANVDAYTWHTKLGHIGKDMMNRLIKAELLGSLSKLDLLDCEHCLTGKMTRKPFGKAIRQNFH, from the exons ATGTCATCAAAATCTATCATTGCTAATCTCAACAAGGGTGACAAACTGAATGGTGACAACTATGATACTTGGCGCCATAAGACTGGGTATGTGCTTGATGAGCAAGATGCCTTAGAGGGTATCAACCAAGTCATGCAGGATCCCGGTGTGGGTAACTCTGCTCAGCAGAGGAGAGATCAGGAAGCTTACCAAGCATGGAAAAAGAAAGATTCCACTGCTCGTGCTATACTGGTTAGTTCTGCGATTGATGATCTCATCCATGAATGTGAACAACATCTCACTGTTCATGACATTTGGGAGTACCTGAGAGAGAAATATGGAGATACTACTGTCACTCATCTGAGGCAATTGACAATCAAGTTTGACATTTACAAGAAACAGGCTGATCACAGCATCAAACAACATTTGAGAACTATGTCAAACATG TGGGAGCATCTGAAAGTCAATCTGACTCACAATGATAGCATTAAGACTTTCTCTGATACTGCTCGACAAGTTGAGCTTGAGGATGAACGACTTGGTGCTGCTAAGTTCATAGAAAGTGCTTTTGTGGCTGAATCTAGTTCAAGGAAAGCTTCGGGCTTTAAACGCTTTAAGAACTGGAAGAAAAACTGGAAAGGAAAGAATGTTGTTGAAGGGTCTAAGAAGAACAACTTCAAGCCAAACCAAAAGAACAAGCGTAAGAGGTTTGGGAAGAAGAAAGATAAGAGCAAAATGAAGTGCTTCAATTGCCAAGCATTTGGTCATTTCGCTCGTGAGTGCTCTGAGCCTAAAAATATAGCACTTACTAACGCTTTTGTGAGTACTATATGTGTCTCTATTACTGTTTTACTAACTGAATCTTATCATGTGTGGATTGTAGACTCAGGAGCAACCGACTATGCACCAGAGATTCGACGAAATCTAGTATATGTTGTTGTTCTTCTAGGACTAGGATTCAGTTTGAACTTTAGTTGTGACCTTGTTCGTATCTACTATGGCAATATGTATTATGGTTGTAGACATCTTAGGAATGGTTTTATCGTGTTGGATTGTGACAAACAAATGTTTAACTATTATGTTGATTGTTGTGTTTCGTTAAATGTTTGTTCTTCTGGTAATGCAAATGTGGATGCTTACACTTGGCATACTAAACTAGGTCACATTGGAAAAGACATGATGAATCGACTAATCAAAGCAGAACTTTTAGGTTCTCTATCTAAACTTGATTTGTTGGATTGTGAACACTGCCTTACTGGTAAAATGACACGAAAACCATTTGGAAAAGCAATTAGGCAGAATTTCCATTGA
- the LOC140806838 gene encoding secreted RxLR effector protein 161-like: protein MCPNTSEEIHEMSKVTYSSVVGSLMYTMMCTRPDICYAVGLVSRYQSNPGRRHWSAVKRILRYLKGTTYYILCYQGKDLTLKEYTDADWGGDLDERNSTSGYAFLVNDGRTSWRSKKQTCVTVHNGSRICGMCFCSARKCLVKRFLCHLGIVTSPVGALTIYCDSQSAIA from the coding sequence ATGTGCCCAAATACTTCTGAAGAAATCCATGAGATGTCTAAAGTGACATATTCTAGTGTTGTTGGGAGTTTAATGTATACAATGATGTGTACTCGCCCCGATATTTGTTATGCTGTGGGTCTGGTCAGCAGGTATCAATCTAATCCAGGAAGAAGACACTGGAGTGCAGTTAAAAGGATTCTAAGATACCTAAAAGGCACCACTTATTACATTCTTTGTTATCAAGGAAAAGATTTAACATTGAAAGAATACACAGATGCTGATTGGGGTGGTGATTTAGATGAACGTAATTCAACTTCTGGTTATGCTTTCTTGGTAAATGATGGACGCACCTCTTGGAGAAGCAAGAAACAAACTTGTGTCACTGTCCACAATGGAAGTAGAATTTGTGGCATGTGCTTCTGCAGTGCAAGAAAGTGTTTGGTTAAAAGATTCCTATGTCATTTGGGTATCGTAACCAGTCCAGTGGGAGCTTTAACGATTTATTGTGATAGTCAATCGGCAATTGCTTAG
- the LOC140808292 gene encoding E3 ubiquitin-protein ligase AIRP2-like: MEMMYYQQLRTGTYNDSLKVLEADIQHANALAAAIPKAKGGARLQMKLVYNDLAPLLLYCFQWMDCSCTCFLTTYLNFFHVLIYKVYTDGRPISTHGRKASIKDFYAIILPSLQKLHHDLVELAGIDNENISALKNTGKKRITGDGEFLDFDSERDDECGICLEPCTKIVLPNCCHTMCIKCYRDWNTRSESCPFCRGSLRRVESRDLWILTCENDVIDPESVSTEDLRRFYLYIRNLPKDSPDALFVKYYEFLI; encoded by the exons ATGGAGATGATGTATTATCAGCAGCTGAGGACTGGTACATATAATGACTCTTTGAAGGTTTTAGAAGCTGATATTCAGCATGCAAATGCTCT GGCTGCAGCGATTCCGAAAGCTAAGGGAGGTGCACGACTTCAGATGAAGTTGGTCTACAATGACTTGGCACCCCTCCTCCTTTATTGTTTCCAATGGATGGACTGTTCTTGTACTTGTTTTTTGACCACATACTTGAACTTTTTTCACGTGCTTATTTACAAG GTGTATACGGATGGGCGGCCGATATCCACACACGGAAGGAAAGCATCGATTAAAGACTTTTATG CTATTATATTGCCATCACTTCAGAAGCTGCATCATGACTTGGTTGAGCTAGCTGGTATTGACAATGAGAATATATCGGCTCTAAAAAACACTGGAAAGAAAAGAATTACAGGAGATGGTGAATTCCTCGACTTCGACTCAGAGAGAGACGATGAGTGTGGAATATGCTTAGAGCCTTGCACCAAAATCGTCTTGCCTAATTGCTGCCATACAATGTGCATCAAGTGCTATCGTGACTG GAACACAAGATCCGAATCCTGCCCATTTTGCCGTGGCAGTCTACGGAGAGTGGAGTCACGAGACTTATGGATTCTAACCTGCGAGAATGATGTCATCGACCCTGAATCAGTTTCTACTGAAGACTTGAGACGCTTCTACCTTTACATTCGAAACCTCCCCAAAGATTCCCCGGATGCTTTGTTCGTAAAGTACTACGAGTTCTTGATATGA